One Chitinophaga varians DNA window includes the following coding sequences:
- a CDS encoding amino acid permease, with protein sequence MSNSLFRKKSLTTIIKDANEGMTDSLETGVGMHKVLKVKDLTAMGIAAVIGAGIFSTIGEASFHGGPGVSLLFVITAITCGFSALCYAEFASRVPVSGSAYTYSYVTFGELAAWVIGWALILEYAIGNIAVAISWSGYCNNLLRGLGIALPDWLSSNYDSASQATIEAAPHIFGIPFIVNLPAFLIVILITYLAYVGIRESKRSANFMVGLKILVILFVIALGFFYVNPGNWSPFMPNGFSGVLKGVSAVFFAYIGFDAVSTTAEECANPQRDLPRGMIYSLIICTVLYVLISFVLTGMVPYFKLKVDDPLAFVFNEVNLPGISYIISVSAVVATTSVLLVFQIGQPRIWMSMSRDGLLPKKFAKIHPRFKTPSFATIITGIIVGVPALFLNLTIVTDLTSIGTLFAFILVCGGVLMLPPQEKTAEKRFRLPYINGQIIVPVLVIGLLVLFRGEILRRLSFDGGWEVWKHNIPFFFFAIVTVLITWFSAVRKLSLIPVLGLLSCFYLMTEIALKNWIVFSIWLVIGLSIYFLYSYRHSKLRQA encoded by the coding sequence ATGTCTAACTCGCTGTTTAGAAAGAAGTCCCTGACCACTATTATCAAAGATGCCAATGAAGGAATGACTGACAGCCTTGAAACAGGAGTAGGCATGCATAAAGTGCTGAAGGTGAAAGACCTGACAGCGATGGGGATTGCAGCGGTAATTGGCGCCGGTATCTTCTCTACTATTGGTGAAGCGTCTTTTCATGGCGGTCCGGGCGTGTCCCTGCTGTTTGTGATCACCGCCATCACCTGCGGGTTCTCCGCCCTTTGTTATGCAGAATTTGCTTCCCGCGTGCCGGTGTCCGGCAGTGCATATACTTATTCTTATGTGACCTTCGGCGAACTGGCAGCCTGGGTGATCGGCTGGGCGCTGATCCTGGAGTACGCCATTGGTAATATCGCAGTGGCCATATCCTGGAGCGGCTATTGCAACAACCTGTTACGCGGACTGGGAATAGCTTTGCCTGACTGGCTGTCGAGCAATTATGACAGTGCTTCACAGGCTACTATAGAAGCTGCGCCGCATATATTCGGGATTCCTTTTATCGTCAACCTGCCGGCTTTTCTGATCGTGATACTGATCACCTACCTGGCTTATGTGGGTATCCGGGAAAGTAAGCGCAGCGCCAATTTTATGGTGGGACTGAAGATCCTGGTGATCCTGTTTGTGATCGCTCTGGGCTTCTTCTATGTGAACCCGGGCAACTGGAGCCCTTTTATGCCGAATGGTTTCTCCGGTGTTTTAAAGGGGGTGTCTGCCGTGTTTTTTGCCTATATCGGTTTTGATGCCGTGAGCACCACCGCAGAGGAATGTGCCAATCCGCAGCGTGACCTGCCCCGTGGCATGATATACTCCCTCATTATCTGTACCGTGCTGTATGTATTGATTTCCTTCGTGCTGACGGGCATGGTGCCTTATTTCAAACTGAAAGTAGATGACCCGCTGGCGTTTGTATTTAATGAAGTGAACCTGCCGGGTATCAGCTATATCATCTCTGTAAGCGCCGTGGTGGCCACTACCAGCGTACTGCTGGTATTCCAGATCGGCCAGCCCCGCATCTGGATGAGCATGAGCCGTGACGGCCTGCTGCCGAAAAAATTCGCTAAAATCCATCCCCGGTTTAAAACACCTTCCTTTGCTACCATTATCACCGGTATCATTGTAGGAGTGCCGGCGCTTTTCCTGAACCTCACCATCGTAACAGACCTTACCAGTATCGGAACATTGTTCGCCTTCATCCTCGTGTGCGGCGGTGTGCTGATGTTGCCTCCACAGGAGAAAACCGCAGAAAAACGGTTCCGTTTGCCTTATATCAACGGCCAGATCATTGTGCCTGTGCTGGTGATAGGACTGCTGGTGCTTTTCCGTGGAGAAATTTTGAGAAGGCTGTCTTTCGACGGAGGCTGGGAGGTATGGAAACACAATATTCCCTTCTTTTTCTTTGCCATTGTAACCGTGCTGATCACCTGGTTCTCGGCGGTACGCAAGCTGTCGCTCATCCCTGTATTGGGACTGCTCAGCTGTTTTTACCTGATGACCGAGATCGCGCTGAAAAACTGGATCGTGTTCAGCATCTGGCTGGTCATTGGCCTCAGCATCTATTTCCTTTACAGCTACCGCCACAGTAAGCTTCGCCAGGCCTAA
- a CDS encoding 5-formyltetrahydrofolate cyclo-ligase has product MITKKDIRKHFLEQRLNLPDATAADLNERLLAHARQLDYQGVRYLHLFLPISEKKEVDTWPLAQWLRQQHPDIQLVLPKADMKTGDMLHYAWHVNTVLVKNRFGIPEPENGDPVLPETVDLVMVPLLAFDQQGQRVGYGKGMYDRFLKQCRPDVRTVGLSLFGPIEGISDADPWDVPLQTVVTPDFIYHFKQP; this is encoded by the coding sequence ATGATCACCAAAAAGGATATACGAAAACACTTCCTGGAGCAGCGCCTGAACCTCCCAGACGCCACGGCGGCAGACCTGAACGAACGGCTGCTGGCCCACGCCCGCCAGCTGGATTACCAGGGAGTGCGTTATCTGCATCTTTTCCTTCCCATTTCGGAAAAAAAAGAAGTCGATACCTGGCCATTGGCCCAATGGCTGCGGCAACAGCATCCGGACATACAGCTGGTGCTTCCAAAGGCCGACATGAAAACCGGCGATATGCTGCATTATGCGTGGCATGTCAACACGGTGCTGGTGAAAAACCGTTTCGGTATCCCTGAGCCGGAAAACGGCGATCCGGTGCTGCCGGAAACCGTCGACCTGGTGATGGTGCCCCTACTGGCTTTCGATCAGCAGGGCCAGCGGGTAGGGTATGGCAAAGGTATGTACGACCGTTTCCTGAAGCAGTGCCGCCCCGATGTGCGTACAGTAGGCCTTTCGCTGTTTGGCCCTATTGAGGGCATCAGTGATGCCGACCCCTGGGACGTACCGCTGCAGACGGTGGTGACGCCCGACTTTATTTATCATTTTAAACAACCTTAG
- a CDS encoding Smr/MutS family protein: protein MKYQTGDKILLLSSKEEGTVVDIVNDNMVMIEVKGTTFPVYLDQIDFPYFHRFTQQKLVKEKPRQIPGDEIKVDRKKYEVFKTDKGMFLSVLPVYQFDGYDETVKLMKFHLFNDTPHAMRFYFQIWLNNQMDLEIKNEIQPYNHFYLADLIFESLNDNPRFEFTFFLKEPQPKLATSVKKTWKIKPKQMFTQLEELRTKAEATLTYTLFEKFPDKEPEPPAPAEQPNAKKAKPATTIGSGNFASLLSKIQLQPETTLEPKHEVDLHIEALEKNWKGMSNIAILAVQLNAFQRYLDLAISHHQHNLIVIHGVGKGKLKDEIHQILRQTPEVANFVNQYHAKYGYGATEITFK, encoded by the coding sequence ATGAAATATCAAACTGGAGACAAGATATTGCTGTTAAGCTCAAAAGAAGAAGGCACAGTAGTAGACATTGTCAATGACAATATGGTGATGATAGAAGTGAAAGGCACTACTTTCCCGGTATACCTTGATCAGATAGACTTTCCCTATTTCCATCGTTTTACCCAGCAAAAGCTGGTGAAAGAAAAGCCGCGGCAGATTCCCGGAGATGAGATCAAAGTAGACCGGAAAAAATACGAAGTGTTTAAAACAGACAAGGGCATGTTCCTGTCTGTATTGCCGGTATATCAATTTGACGGATACGATGAAACTGTGAAGCTGATGAAGTTTCACCTGTTTAACGATACGCCGCATGCCATGCGCTTTTATTTTCAGATATGGCTCAACAATCAGATGGACCTGGAAATAAAGAATGAGATACAGCCGTATAACCATTTTTACCTGGCAGACCTGATCTTTGAATCACTGAATGATAATCCGCGGTTTGAGTTCACGTTTTTCCTGAAGGAGCCGCAGCCTAAGCTGGCCACCTCCGTGAAAAAGACCTGGAAAATCAAGCCCAAACAGATGTTTACACAGTTGGAAGAGCTGCGTACCAAAGCAGAAGCCACGCTGACTTACACCCTGTTTGAGAAATTCCCGGACAAGGAACCAGAGCCGCCGGCGCCGGCAGAGCAGCCCAATGCAAAAAAGGCCAAACCGGCCACCACGATAGGTTCTGGTAATTTCGCCAGCCTCCTGAGCAAGATACAGCTGCAGCCGGAAACGACGCTGGAGCCCAAACATGAGGTAGACCTGCATATCGAAGCCCTGGAGAAAAACTGGAAGGGGATGAGCAATATTGCTATACTGGCGGTGCAGCTCAATGCTTTTCAGCGTTACCTGGACTTAGCGATCAGCCACCATCAGCACAACCTGATTGTGATCCACGGCGTAGGCAAAGGCAAGCTGAAAGACGAGATCCATCAGATCCTCCGTCAGACGCCGGAAGTAGCGAACTTTGTAAACCAGTACCATGCTAAGTATGGTTACGGGGCTACAGAGATCACGTTTAAATAA
- the lpxK gene encoding tetraacyldisaccharide 4'-kinase encodes MLKLLSYLKILLYPFSLLYGLVMWARNRFYDKGLLTAVEFDLPVIACGNLSVGGTGKTPHVEYLIRLLKDHFRTATLSRGYNRRTSGYLLADEHSTAADIGDEPMQFHAKYPDIKVCVGEERMLAIPQLLGDEPDTQVVLLDDAFQHRSVKPGMNIMITEYSRLFTRDHVVPFGRLREGRSGYQRANCIIVSKCPPDMSLAEKAALEKEINPLPGQRLFFTTLQYGALFDMTTRQPVNVPASASVLLACGIARPEPLLEKLQQQYQKVYLLAFPDHYYYSEKDIAKIKKERDDLPGTQKMVITTEKDAVRLHLLQKELAEQNLQIAVMPVEISFLFGEAESFNNFIFDYVARQLPAFGQ; translated from the coding sequence GTGCTGAAACTACTGAGTTACCTGAAAATACTGTTATATCCCTTCTCCCTGCTTTATGGCCTTGTGATGTGGGCCCGCAACCGCTTCTACGATAAAGGCCTGTTGACGGCCGTGGAATTCGACCTGCCGGTGATTGCCTGTGGCAACCTGTCAGTAGGTGGTACCGGCAAGACGCCGCATGTGGAATACCTGATCCGCCTGCTCAAAGACCACTTCAGAACGGCCACGCTCAGCCGCGGCTACAACCGCCGTACCAGCGGTTACCTGCTGGCCGATGAACACAGCACCGCCGCCGACATCGGTGATGAACCGATGCAGTTCCATGCTAAATACCCGGACATCAAAGTGTGCGTGGGCGAAGAAAGAATGCTGGCCATCCCACAACTGCTGGGCGACGAGCCGGACACCCAGGTAGTGCTGCTGGACGATGCTTTCCAGCACCGGTCTGTGAAACCCGGCATGAACATCATGATCACCGAATACAGCCGGCTGTTCACCCGCGACCATGTGGTGCCTTTCGGCCGTTTGCGGGAAGGAAGAAGCGGTTACCAGCGCGCTAATTGCATTATCGTTTCCAAGTGTCCGCCGGACATGAGCCTGGCGGAAAAAGCGGCGCTGGAAAAAGAAATCAATCCGTTACCCGGTCAGCGGCTGTTTTTTACTACCTTGCAGTACGGCGCATTATTTGATATGACAACCCGGCAGCCCGTGAATGTTCCTGCTTCGGCCTCGGTGTTACTCGCCTGCGGCATCGCCCGGCCGGAACCGCTCCTGGAAAAACTGCAACAACAGTATCAGAAAGTGTACCTGCTGGCGTTTCCCGATCACTATTACTATTCAGAAAAAGATATTGCAAAAATCAAAAAGGAAAGAGATGACCTGCCCGGAACACAAAAGATGGTCATCACCACAGAAAAAGACGCAGTAAGGCTGCATCTCCTGCAAAAAGAGCTGGCAGAACAAAACCTGCAAATAGCTGTTATGCCAGTGGAAATTTCGTTCCTCTTCGGAGAAGCGGAATCATTTAATAACTTTATTTTTGACTATGTGGCCCGGCAGTTGCCGGCCTTCGGTCAATAA
- a CDS encoding pyridoxal-phosphate dependent enzyme → MKYAANILETIGHTPLVKLNRVTASLPCPVFAKVEFFNPGNSIKDRMAIKMVEVAEQKGLLKPGGTIIEGTSGNTGMGLALAAVIKGYKCIFTTTDKQSKEKVDILKAVGAEVIVCPTNVEPEDPRSYYSVSKRLATEIPNSFYVNQYDNLANRDAHYEQTGPEIWEQTDGKVTHLIVATGTGGTITGTGKFLKEKNPNIKVWAIDSYGSLLKKYFETGEIDMGEVYPYITEGIGEDFVPQNYDMSVIDAFTKVTDKDGAVMARRITKEEGIFVGYSAGSAVAGLMQLKDTLRPDDVVVVIFHDHGSRYVGKVYNDQWMMERGFLDVKTVKDIVGARRNMPLVTINAEEKVSEAIAKMRKFDIEHIPVTNGSDIIGAVSESGLFNKLIDNPHLKDASVQEVMHAPFPMVNPDTPIEKLSVYINRENGAVMTKDESGDHHIVTKYDIIQALGR, encoded by the coding sequence ATGAAATACGCAGCAAACATTCTCGAAACGATAGGACATACCCCGCTGGTAAAACTGAACCGCGTAACCGCTTCCCTCCCCTGTCCCGTATTCGCCAAGGTAGAATTTTTTAATCCGGGCAATTCCATTAAAGACCGTATGGCCATTAAGATGGTGGAAGTGGCGGAACAGAAAGGCCTGCTCAAACCCGGCGGCACCATCATTGAAGGCACTTCCGGCAATACCGGCATGGGCCTCGCCCTGGCAGCCGTGATCAAAGGCTACAAATGTATCTTCACCACCACCGATAAACAGTCCAAGGAAAAGGTAGACATCCTCAAAGCAGTAGGCGCAGAAGTGATCGTATGCCCGACCAACGTGGAACCGGAAGATCCCCGCTCCTACTATTCCGTATCCAAAAGACTGGCTACCGAAATACCTAACTCATTTTACGTTAATCAATATGACAACCTCGCCAACCGCGATGCCCACTACGAGCAGACCGGCCCGGAAATATGGGAACAGACAGACGGCAAGGTAACACACCTCATCGTGGCCACCGGCACCGGCGGCACCATTACCGGCACCGGCAAATTCCTCAAGGAAAAAAATCCGAATATCAAAGTATGGGCCATCGACAGCTACGGTTCCCTGCTCAAAAAATATTTCGAAACCGGTGAAATAGATATGGGCGAAGTGTATCCCTATATCACCGAAGGCATCGGCGAAGACTTTGTGCCGCAGAACTACGATATGAGCGTGATCGACGCCTTCACCAAAGTGACGGACAAAGACGGCGCCGTAATGGCCCGCCGTATCACCAAAGAAGAAGGGATTTTCGTTGGCTACTCCGCCGGATCGGCCGTAGCAGGACTGATGCAGCTCAAAGACACCCTCAGGCCGGACGATGTGGTGGTAGTGATTTTCCATGACCATGGCAGCCGTTATGTAGGAAAAGTATATAACGACCAGTGGATGATGGAACGCGGCTTCCTCGACGTAAAAACCGTAAAAGACATTGTAGGCGCCCGCCGCAACATGCCGCTGGTCACCATCAACGCCGAAGAGAAAGTAAGCGAAGCCATTGCCAAAATGCGCAAATTCGATATCGAACATATCCCTGTCACCAATGGCAGCGACATCATCGGCGCTGTTTCAGAAAGTGGGCTGTTCAACAAGCTGATTGATAACCCGCACCTGAAAGATGCGTCCGTACAGGAAGTCATGCACGCTCCGTTCCCCATGGTCAACCCGGACACGCCGATAGAGAAACTGTCCGTTTACATCAATCGTGAAAACGGCGCCGTTATGACCAAAGACGAAAGCGGCGACCATCATATTGTAACCAAATACGACATCATTCAGGCCCTGGGCCGTTAA
- the rnr gene encoding ribonuclease R, translating to MSKKKKDKKHPGQKHPGQKQPGQKKTFRGVVELTRSGMAFVIVPGLARDIMVKQKNLNTALDKDEVLVDVIKHGGGDGRQEGVITDILKRNKTEFTGTLQVSKSFGFLITEKGLFMPDIYIPANSLNNGKSGDKAVVKVVAWGEKTRKPVGEVIEILDASDTNDLAMKEILIEAGFPLNFPTEVMNELAGIKEEITDTEVRKRKDCRNILTFTIDPVDAKDFDDAISIRPLKNGLYEIGVHIADVSHYVVPGTELDKEADRRATSVYLPDRVLPMLPEKISNELCSLRPHEDKLTFSAIFQMNEKGEVKHYWIGRTLIHSDHRFTYEEAQEVIETKEGPYEKEILLLNKIAQTLRQERFAHGAINFSSQEVRFKLDEKGKPIGIVVKESKEAHQLIEEFMLLANRTVATYVSKIKVNKQPVPFPYRVHDTPDPDKLKVFAAFASKFGYKFDVSSPESIARSFNRMLQLVQGKPEQHVLETLGIRTMAKAIYTVNNVGHYGLGFEDYCHFTSPIRRYPDVLVHRVVAECLADDIHPDKQMETKCKHDSEMERKAMEAERAANKYKQVEYMQQFIGHTFEGVISGVAHFGFWVETVDTKCEGLVSIHNLNRKEEFAFNEAEYALVGQASGRRFRIGEKVSIRVVAANLAKRQLDYELDSELATAGREFKPGQRDERREGRRDHKKKKQKHGQQQPWQPREKRPFTPEVPVAPAVSLEIPPEPVVDQVIAETHVVDVTTPPPATPAPSPAAETAPVKKKKTAKKQAADKAAQADAVPAPVSAEATPAAAPASPGKIKTNTGKKAAETPVQPVMESPAVKKTEKKTTAKAGAKKATEKPVAKAAPAEKKKTVKTAAPKAAAGKATAKAAVKAPAAKTTTAKAATKKAPAAKAPVAKKAAAKKAAVPAKKAAAKKAVAAPAKKAAVKAPAKKAAGKTPAKKAAVKAPAKKAATKAPAKKAAVKTTVAKAPAKKAAAKASAKKATPKKAAAKKKTKK from the coding sequence ATGAGTAAGAAAAAGAAAGATAAGAAACACCCCGGTCAGAAACACCCCGGTCAAAAACAGCCCGGTCAGAAAAAAACCTTCAGAGGTGTTGTGGAACTGACAAGGTCAGGAATGGCCTTCGTGATTGTACCGGGCCTCGCCAGGGACATCATGGTAAAGCAGAAAAACCTGAATACCGCCCTCGATAAAGATGAAGTCCTGGTAGACGTGATCAAACATGGCGGAGGCGATGGCCGCCAGGAAGGCGTTATAACGGACATCCTTAAACGTAACAAGACTGAATTTACCGGCACCCTGCAGGTGAGCAAAAGCTTCGGCTTCCTGATCACGGAAAAGGGCCTGTTCATGCCGGACATCTATATCCCCGCCAACTCCCTCAATAACGGGAAGTCCGGCGATAAAGCCGTGGTGAAAGTGGTGGCCTGGGGCGAGAAAACCCGCAAGCCCGTGGGCGAAGTCATCGAAATCCTCGATGCCAGCGATACCAACGACCTCGCTATGAAGGAGATCCTCATCGAAGCCGGTTTCCCGCTCAACTTCCCCACTGAAGTAATGAACGAACTGGCCGGTATCAAAGAGGAAATAACGGACACGGAAGTACGGAAACGCAAGGACTGCAGAAACATCCTCACGTTCACGATAGACCCCGTCGACGCCAAAGACTTTGATGACGCCATCTCCATCCGGCCGCTGAAAAACGGCCTGTACGAGATAGGGGTGCATATCGCCGATGTGAGCCACTACGTGGTGCCTGGCACGGAACTGGACAAGGAAGCCGACAGGCGCGCCACCTCCGTGTACCTGCCGGACCGTGTACTGCCCATGCTCCCGGAAAAAATTTCCAATGAACTGTGCTCCCTGCGCCCGCATGAAGATAAACTCACTTTCTCCGCCATCTTCCAGATGAACGAAAAAGGAGAGGTGAAACATTACTGGATAGGACGGACACTGATCCATTCTGACCACCGCTTCACCTATGAAGAAGCACAGGAAGTGATCGAGACCAAAGAAGGACCTTACGAAAAGGAAATCCTGCTGCTCAATAAAATAGCCCAGACACTCCGCCAGGAGCGCTTTGCGCATGGCGCCATCAACTTCTCCTCTCAGGAAGTCCGCTTCAAGCTGGATGAAAAAGGCAAGCCAATCGGCATTGTGGTGAAAGAAAGCAAAGAAGCACATCAGCTGATCGAAGAGTTTATGTTGCTGGCCAACAGGACCGTGGCCACTTATGTGTCCAAAATCAAAGTCAACAAACAACCGGTGCCCTTCCCTTATAGGGTGCACGATACGCCGGACCCTGACAAACTCAAGGTGTTCGCCGCTTTCGCCAGTAAGTTTGGCTATAAGTTCGATGTGAGCTCCCCTGAAAGCATTGCCCGTTCATTTAACAGGATGTTGCAGCTGGTACAGGGCAAGCCTGAACAACACGTGCTGGAAACCCTGGGCATCCGTACCATGGCCAAGGCCATTTATACGGTCAACAACGTAGGCCACTATGGCCTAGGCTTTGAAGACTACTGTCACTTTACCTCTCCGATACGCCGTTACCCCGATGTACTGGTACATCGCGTAGTGGCCGAATGCTTGGCCGACGATATCCATCCTGACAAGCAGATGGAGACCAAATGCAAGCACGATTCTGAAATGGAACGTAAAGCGATGGAAGCCGAAAGGGCAGCCAACAAATACAAGCAGGTAGAGTATATGCAGCAGTTTATTGGTCACACCTTTGAAGGCGTGATCAGTGGCGTGGCGCATTTTGGTTTCTGGGTGGAAACCGTAGATACCAAATGTGAAGGGCTGGTGAGTATCCATAATCTCAACCGCAAGGAGGAGTTTGCCTTCAATGAAGCAGAATATGCGCTGGTAGGACAGGCCAGCGGCCGCCGTTTCCGTATAGGGGAGAAAGTGTCTATCCGCGTGGTGGCCGCCAACCTCGCCAAACGTCAGCTGGATTATGAGCTGGACAGCGAACTGGCTACTGCCGGCCGTGAATTTAAACCCGGTCAGCGCGATGAGCGCCGCGAAGGCCGCCGGGACCACAAAAAGAAAAAACAAAAACACGGCCAGCAGCAGCCATGGCAGCCAAGGGAAAAACGGCCCTTTACGCCTGAAGTGCCTGTTGCGCCTGCCGTTTCCCTGGAAATACCGCCTGAACCGGTTGTTGACCAGGTGATCGCGGAAACGCACGTGGTAGACGTCACTACGCCGCCACCAGCAACCCCTGCACCTTCACCGGCAGCTGAAACAGCGCCTGTGAAGAAAAAGAAAACAGCGAAAAAACAGGCAGCCGACAAAGCGGCCCAGGCAGATGCAGTACCAGCGCCGGTATCAGCAGAAGCAACACCAGCGGCGGCTCCGGCATCTCCCGGAAAAATAAAAACAAACACCGGCAAAAAAGCGGCGGAAACGCCTGTACAGCCGGTAATGGAATCTCCTGCCGTTAAAAAAACAGAGAAGAAAACCACCGCTAAGGCCGGCGCTAAAAAAGCGACCGAAAAACCTGTGGCCAAAGCTGCTCCGGCTGAAAAGAAAAAAACAGTCAAAACCGCTGCGCCAAAAGCTGCTGCCGGGAAAGCCACCGCTAAAGCGGCCGTAAAAGCACCGGCTGCCAAAACAACAACAGCTAAAGCCGCTACAAAAAAAGCACCTGCGGCCAAAGCGCCGGTTGCTAAAAAAGCAGCCGCCAAAAAAGCTGCAGTACCGGCTAAAAAAGCTGCTGCGAAAAAAGCGGTCGCCGCTCCTGCAAAGAAAGCTGCCGTTAAAGCGCCTGCAAAGAAAGCCGCCGGTAAAACGCCTGCAAAGAAGGCCGCTGTTAAAGCACCGGCCAAAAAAGCCGCCACCAAGGCACCCGCTAAAAAAGCCGCAGTGAAAACAACGGTGGCCAAGGCCCCTGCAAAAAAGGCGGCTGCTAAAGCATCTGCAAAAAAGGCGACACCGAAAAAAGCTGCCGCTAAAAAGAAAACAAAGAAATAA
- the bioD gene encoding dethiobiotin synthase produces MNRIFVTGIGTGVGKTIISACVTTALEADYWKPVQSGSEEGTDTQTVRALVPEGITVCHPEAYVLKEPASPHLAARMEQVTIDTAEIVRQAGLLQPACRPLVIEGAGGLLVPLTDDVLTLDLVRDLGAGVIISAQNYLGSINHSLLTARVLQHAGVPVIGWIFGGDYHTNEDDIVRLSGYPRIGRIPQAAEVNMAFVQQQAQLLSAPLKALLA; encoded by the coding sequence ATGAATCGAATATTTGTAACCGGTATTGGTACCGGTGTAGGGAAAACCATCATATCCGCCTGTGTGACCACCGCCCTGGAGGCCGACTACTGGAAACCTGTACAATCAGGGTCTGAAGAAGGCACCGACACGCAGACTGTCAGGGCCCTGGTGCCGGAAGGCATCACCGTTTGCCATCCGGAAGCATATGTCTTAAAAGAGCCGGCCTCGCCGCACCTGGCCGCGCGCATGGAACAAGTCACCATCGATACCGCAGAAATTGTAAGACAGGCGGGCCTGCTGCAACCGGCCTGCCGGCCCCTCGTGATAGAAGGCGCCGGTGGGCTGCTGGTGCCGCTGACAGACGACGTGCTGACGCTGGACCTGGTCCGTGATCTCGGCGCCGGCGTTATTATCTCGGCACAGAATTATCTCGGCAGCATTAATCACAGCCTGTTGACGGCCCGGGTACTGCAACATGCAGGCGTTCCCGTTATAGGCTGGATTTTTGGCGGCGATTACCATACAAATGAAGATGATATCGTACGGCTCAGCGGATATCCCCGTATAGGGCGTATCCCGCAGGCCGCGGAAGTCAATATGGCATTTGTGCAGCAACAGGCACAACTTTTGTCAGCTCCCTTAAAGGCGTTACTGGCATGA
- a CDS encoding polyprenyl synthetase family protein, producing MHSFKELIAQFSQQFDQWHFPKEPTRLYDAASHILQIGGKRIRPVLCLMGNELFDDLHQDAFQVGNAVELFHNFTLIHDDIMDKAPIRRGHQTVHMIYGEPAAILAGDVMLINVYDMLNKVQSRYKQKIITVFNKAAKEVCEGQQIDMDFEQMEPEQVQYDDYVRMIGLKTSVLLAASLQLGAIIGGGSEGNQEHIYAFGKNIGIAFQIQDDFLDAFGDPDKFGKQQGGDILVNKKTFLLLKALELCNAAQKAELKKLMETNPDDKVARVLDLFRSCKVDVWAEKEKERFQQQAFARLEDIAVLSARKKPLMELADFLLNRQQ from the coding sequence ATGCATTCATTTAAAGAGTTAATAGCGCAGTTCAGCCAGCAGTTTGATCAATGGCATTTTCCGAAAGAACCTACACGATTGTACGATGCAGCGTCCCATATCCTGCAGATCGGTGGAAAACGTATCCGTCCGGTACTGTGCCTGATGGGCAACGAACTGTTTGATGATCTGCACCAGGATGCCTTTCAGGTAGGCAACGCGGTGGAACTGTTCCATAACTTCACGCTGATCCATGACGATATCATGGACAAAGCACCCATCCGCCGGGGACATCAGACCGTACACATGATCTATGGCGAACCCGCTGCCATCCTCGCCGGCGACGTTATGCTGATCAATGTGTATGATATGCTCAACAAGGTACAGTCCAGGTACAAACAGAAAATTATCACCGTGTTCAACAAGGCGGCGAAAGAAGTATGTGAAGGCCAGCAGATAGACATGGACTTTGAGCAGATGGAGCCAGAACAGGTACAGTATGATGACTATGTGCGCATGATTGGCCTGAAAACCTCCGTGCTGCTGGCTGCCAGCCTGCAGCTGGGCGCTATCATCGGCGGCGGCAGCGAAGGTAACCAGGAACACATATATGCTTTTGGTAAAAATATCGGCATTGCCTTCCAGATACAGGACGATTTCCTCGATGCTTTCGGCGACCCCGACAAATTCGGAAAACAGCAGGGTGGAGACATCCTCGTCAATAAAAAGACCTTCCTGTTGCTGAAAGCGCTGGAGCTGTGCAATGCGGCGCAAAAAGCAGAGCTGAAAAAACTGATGGAAACCAACCCGGATGATAAGGTGGCCAGGGTGCTGGACCTTTTCCGCAGCTGCAAGGTGGACGTCTGGGCGGAAAAAGAAAAAGAACGTTTTCAACAGCAGGCCTTCGCCCGTCTCGAAGATATCGCCGTGCTGTCGGCCCGTAAAAAGCCACTGATGGAACTGGCAGACTTCCTGTTAAACCGCCAGCAGTAA
- a CDS encoding DoxX family protein produces MNTLQRVARWGDTHHPVWLSVVRMALGLFLMWAGVLFIMNRDALDTMINQSPALVTFAFFIAHYIVFVHIVGGLFIAMGLETRLAALLNIPVLLGALLFVHSRTGLFQVYPVLGLSAVVLVLLIIFAVTGSGRISVDEFMRRHPERKRKHTYIDF; encoded by the coding sequence ATGAACACGCTACAAAGAGTTGCACGATGGGGTGATACACATCACCCGGTATGGTTGAGCGTTGTACGTATGGCGCTGGGACTTTTCCTGATGTGGGCAGGGGTCCTGTTTATCATGAACAGGGACGCACTGGACACTATGATCAACCAAAGCCCTGCGCTGGTTACGTTCGCCTTCTTTATTGCACACTACATTGTTTTTGTGCATATCGTAGGCGGCTTGTTCATTGCCATGGGCCTGGAAACCAGGTTGGCCGCACTGTTGAACATCCCGGTATTGCTGGGAGCTTTGTTGTTCGTACACTCACGGACAGGGCTGTTCCAGGTATACCCTGTGTTGGGCCTGTCTGCAGTGGTGTTGGTGCTGCTGATCATTTTTGCGGTGACTGGCAGCGGGCGCATCTCGGTCGACGAGTTTATGCGCAGGCATCCTGAAAGGAAGCGTAAGCATACCTACATCGATTTCTGA